The genomic region GTTTTTTTTCAGAAAGTCGAAGCCGGAGGCCGGCTCTCCATACGAAGACGCCTGCGGCAAAAGAAACAGTATCGCGCAAAGGCACAGCACACGCCTGATCCCACCCGCCATCTGTCGCTCCTTATCTTTGAATATGTCCAACTGGATCGCAGTGAAGCCCGGCGATGCCCGAATATTCCCCGCCTGCGGGGACAAAACCTTTACGGCCGCCGGTTGCATAAAAGCCCGATGCGTTTACCGGCGGATCAGGCACCGCCCTCTTCCCTCCGCAGTATCTCCTCCGCGAGTATCCGGAGCTTCGGCGACACCTTCAGCGGCGGAAGCTCCACGCGCGGCGCCGGGCGTTTCGACTCGCCGCCGCCGAGCCATTGCGACAGGGCCATGACCATACGCGCCTGGATCTCCTCGACCTTCGACGTAACCCCGGCCAGGCGGTAAAACTTCACCGCCAGGAGAGGCTGCCTCTTTTCGTAGAAATAGTAATCGCCGACGCGGGTAAGGCCGTCGCGGTATTTCGTCCTGACGAAAAGCTCCACCGCCTGTTTTATATCGCCGCTGTTGAAGCATTCGTTTCCTTTTCGAATGAGCGATACCCGTTCACTGGCGTCCATCCATCCACCTCTTCACGCTATGCGACGGCCGCGCGGCCGTCACGTATATAAGGGCCTCGAAACGTCCGACGGTTACATCGCAACCCGCCGTAACCCCGCTCCCGAATTAATCATCGGCAAGGGGTGCGCCGCAACCACAGCATAACCTTAACCCCGAAAGGACCCTGCCGTCAATTCATAAAGATGCCCCGCGGCGCGTGCGCCGCGAGGCCTGGACTTTACTATAAAAATTGAAAAAAGCCCTCCGCGGGGCGTTTTTTATTGACACCTCCCCGCGCCCGCGCTTAATTGTACTCTAAAAAACAAATCATGCTTCAGCACTTCAGGCGAACTGCCCGGGAGGACGGGGTCCGTAATGGCACACATAGTGATCGATCATGACCGGTGCAAGGGATGTTATTTCTGCATCGAATTCTGTCCGCGCACCGTAATAAAGATCTCCCAGGAGCACAACCGGACCGGCTACTTTCCCGCCGAATTCATGGAAGAAGAGCGCGAGCGCTGCACCGGCTGCAAAACCTGCGCCGTCATGTGCCCCGATACGGCGATAGAGGTGTTCAAATGACTGAAAAGAAACTTACCAAGGGCAACATCGCCCTTGCAGAAGGCTCCATACAGGCGGGATGCCTTTTATATTTCGGCTACCCCATCACACCGCAAAGCGACATTCCCGAATACCTCGCGCAGAACCTCCCCAAAATAGGCGGGACGTTCGTTCAGGCCGAAAGCGAGATCGCCTCAATCAACATGGTGATGGGCGCCTCCGCATCGGGCAGGCGGACCATGACCTCGTCCTCCGGGCCCGGTATTTCTCTCATGCAGGAGGGCCTCTCCTATCTTGCGGGGTCCGAGCTGCCGGCGGTCATCGTCAACATCATGCGGTGCGGGCCGGGACTGGGCGGTATCGCCCCGACC from Spirochaetota bacterium harbors:
- a CDS encoding 4Fe-4S binding protein — its product is MAHIVIDHDRCKGCYFCIEFCPRTVIKISQEHNRTGYFPAEFMEEERERCTGCKTCAVMCPDTAIEVFK